Proteins encoded together in one Phalacrocorax aristotelis chromosome 7, bGulAri2.1, whole genome shotgun sequence window:
- the TNK2 gene encoding activated CDC42 kinase 1 isoform X7, translating into MQAEEGTDWLLELLTELQLQQYFLRIRDELNVTRLSHFEYVKNEDLEKIGMGRPGQRRLWEAVKRRKAMCKRKSWMSKVFSGKRPESELPPQPQSTFRKPPTPPPPEAGGQHSLTCLVRERDLSLFEKLGDGSFGVVRRGEWCTPAGKTLNVAVKCLKTDVLSQPEALDDFIREVNAMHSLDHRNLIRLYGVVLSHPMKMVTELAPLGSLLDRLRKNQGHFLISTLCQYAIQVAKGMAYLESKRFIHRDLAARNILLASNELVKIGDFGLMRALPKNDDHYVMQEHRKVPFAWCAPESLKTRTFSHASDTWMFGVTLWEMFTYGQEPWIGLNGSQILHKIDKEGERLPRPEDCPQDVYNVMLQCWAHKPEDRPTFVALRDFLVEAQPTDMRALQDFEEPDKLHIQMNDIITVIEGRLYLGNPMDPPDILGVDPSAARPTQLPGRAKKPCYDPVSEEEEGLPGGLRKLCLKKPGTGKGLRPVKPSARVPGTKVGERQPSQPASEGLAGSEVTLIDFGEEVPQGSPSPVGEVTAPSLAKLAMEAFSLLDKTPPQSPTRALPRPLHPTPVVDWDTRPLPPPPAYDDVAQDEDDFEVCSITSPPSRRGKTNYGFVDEGERGLMLEDNLFLPPKETKQPSLMQTTELFEELQQECMKRLNVPLGPATPADDKPQIPPRVPIPPRPLRRNEPGRWSGELSPASGGEEDRPPQIPPRDPLSQPTSRTPSPMALQVGSPQQRAALCSCLSTSPGKPMPTTQSFALDPKYATPKVIQAQGKDCSKGPCILPIVKDGQKVSSTHYYLLPERPAYLDKYEKFFKEAKSPEEVPASRLVTTATVRPMVQQLPPDCKANFSSNNSNPGPKCLVKASCSLQKIIYDGPDSYRPADKIRLVQDTVHGVTTEECQAALQNHGWSVQRAIQYLKVEQLFCLGLKSRVECHRVLEMFDWNLAQASSHLLDPYSTARQKR; encoded by the exons atgcaggcagaggagggcacagactggctgctggagctgctcaccgagctgcagctgcagcagtacTTCCTGCGCATCCGGGACGAGCTCAATGTCACCCGCCTCTCCCACTTCGAGTACGTCAAAAATGAGGATCTGGAGAAGATCGGCATGGGACGCCCTG GCCAGCGGCGGCTGTGGGAGGCGGTGAAGCGGAGGAAAGCTATGTGCAAGCGGAAATCCTGGATGAGCAAG GTGTTCAGTGGGAAGCGCCCCGAGTCAGAgctgccaccccagccccagagcACCTTCCGCAAGCCCCCCACACCACCGCCCCCCGAAGCTGGTGGCCAGCACTCCCTCACCTGCCTCGTGCGGGAGCGGGACCTCTCGCTCTTTGAGAAGCTGGGCGACGGCTCCTTTGGCGTCGTGCGTCGTGGCGAGTGGTGCACGCCTGCCGGCAAGACG CTGAACGTGGCAGTGAAGTGCCTCAAGACAGATGTGCTGAGCCAGCCGGAGGCGCTGGACGACTTCATCCGGGAGGTGAATGCCATGCACTCCCTGGACCACAGGAACCTCATCCGCCTCTATGGTGTGGTGCTCTCCCACCCCATGAAGATG GTGACAGAGCTGGCCCCACTGGGCTCCCTGTTGGACCGCCTGCGGAAGAACCAGGGCCATTTCCTCATCTCCACCCTCTGCCAGTACGCCATCCAGGTGGCAAAGGGCATGGCCTACCTTGAGTCCAAGCGCTTCATCCACCGCGACCTGGCTGCCCGCAACATCCTGCTGGCCTCCAATGAGCTGGTCAAGATCGGGGACTTCGGGCTGATGCGGGCCCTGCCCAAAAATGATGACCACTACGTAATGCAGGAGCATCGCAAAGTCCCCTTTGCCTg GTGTGCTCCTGAGAGCCTGAAGACGCGCACCTTCTCCCATGCCAGTGACACCTGGATGTTCGGGGTGACCCTCTGGGAAATGTTCACATATGGGCAGGAGCCCTGGATCGGCCTCAATGGCAGCCAG ATCCTGCACAAAATAGACAAGGAGGGCGAGCGGCTGCCGCGGCCCGAGGACTGTCCCCAGGATGTCTACAACGTcatgctgcagtgctgggcGCACAAGCCTGAGGACCGACCGACCTTTGTGGCCCTGCGGGACTTCTTGGTGGAG GCCCAGCCTACTGACATGAGGGCACTGCAGGACTTTGAGGAGCCTGACAAGCTGCACATCCAGATGAACGACATCATCACAGTCATCGAGGGCAG GCTGTACCTGGGAAATCCCATGGACCCTCCTGATATTTTAGGCGTGGACCCGAGTGCTGCCAGACCCACTCAGCTTCCAGGCAGGGCTAAAA AGCCCTGCTACGACCCAgtcagtgaggaggaggagggtctgCCGGGGGGTCTCCGGAAGCTCTGCCTAAAGAAGCCAGGCACAGGGAAGGGTCTGCGACCAGTCAAGCCGTCGGCACGGGTACCGGGCACCAAGGTGGGCGAGCGGCAACCCAGCCAGCCAGCAAGTGAGGGGCTGGCAGGCAGCGAGGTGACACTCATTGATTTCGGGGAGGAGGTGCCGCAAGGTAGCCCTTCGCCAGTAGGGGAGGTGACAGCCCCGTCGTTGGCCAAGCTGGCCATGGAGGCCTTCTCCTTGCTGGACAAGACCCCACCGCAGAGCCCCACGCGGGCTCTACCCCGGCCCCTCCACCCCACACCAGTGGTAGACTGGGACACCCGCCCCTTACCCCCACCGCCTGCCTATGATGATGTGGCACAAGATGAGGATGACTTTGAGGTCTGCTCTATTACCAGCCCCCCAAGCCGGCGGGGCAAGACCAACTATGGCTTTGTGGATGAGGGCGAGCGGGGTCTGATGCTGGAGGACAACCTCTTCCTGCCCCCCAAGGAGAccaagcagcccagcctgaTGCAGACCACCGAGCTCTttgaggagctgcagcaggagtgCATGAAGAGGCTCAACGTCCCCCTGGGACCAGCCACCCCTGCTGATGACAAGCCCCAAATACCCCCCCGTGTCCCTATCCCACCACGGCCCCTACGCCGCAATGAGCCCGGGCGCTGGTCAGGGGAGCTTTCCCCAGCTTCAGGGGGTGAGGAAGACCGGCCGCCCCAGATTCCCCCCCGGGACCCACTGTCACAGCCCACCTCCCGGACACCCAGCCCCATGGCCCTGCAGGTGGGCTCCCCACAGCAACGCGCcgccctctgctcctgcctctccaCATCACCAGGAAAGCCCATGCCCACCACACAGAGCTTTGCCCTTGACCCCAAGTACGCCACCCCCAAGGTCATCCAAGCACAGGGCAAGGACTGCTCCAAAGGACCCTGCATCCTACCCATCGTGAAGGATGGGCAGAAGGTCAGCAGCACCCACTACTACCTGCTGCCCGAGCGTCCTGCCTACCTGGACAAGTATGAGAAGTTTTTCAAGGAGGCTAAAAGCCCCGAGGAGGTGCCGGCATCCCGCCTGGTCACCACAGCCACCGTCCGTCCCATGGTGCAGCAGCTGCCACCGGATTGCAAAGCCAACTTCTCCTCCAACAACAGCAACCCTGGGCCCAAGTGCCTGGTGAAAGCCTCCTGCAGCCTCCAGAAGATCATCTACGATGGCCCAGATAGCTACCGCCCTGCCGACAAGATCAGATTG GTACAGGACACGGTGCATGGTGTGACCACTGAGGAGtgccaggcagccctgcagaacCATGGCTGGAGCGTCCAGCGGGCCATCCAGTACCTGAAG GTGGAGCAGCTCTTCTGCCTGGGGCTGAAATCCCGTGTCGAGTGCCACCGGGTGCTGGAGATGTTCGACTGGAATCTAGCCCAGGCCAGCTCCCACCTCCTCGATCCCTACAGCACTGCCCGCCAGAA GCGGTGA
- the TNK2 gene encoding activated CDC42 kinase 1 isoform X2, which produces MQAEEGTDWLLELLTELQLQQYFLRIRDELNVTRLSHFEYVKNEDLEKIGMGRPGQRRLWEAVKRRKAMCKRKSWMSKVFSGKRPESELPPQPQSTFRKPPTPPPPEAGGQHSLTCLVRERDLSLFEKLGDGSFGVVRRGEWCTPAGKTLNVAVKCLKTDVLSQPEALDDFIREVNAMHSLDHRNLIRLYGVVLSHPMKMVTELAPLGSLLDRLRKNQGHFLISTLCQYAIQVAKGMAYLESKRFIHRDLAARNILLASNELVKIGDFGLMRALPKNDDHYVMQEHRKVPFAWCAPESLKTRTFSHASDTWMFGVTLWEMFTYGQEPWIGLNGSQILHKIDKEGERLPRPEDCPQDVYNVMLQCWAHKPEDRPTFVALRDFLVEAQPTDMRALQDFEEPDKLHIQMNDIITVIEGRAENYWWRGQNKRTLKVGQFPRNTVTSVAGLSAHDISQPLKNSFIHTGHGDTNPQHCWGFPDKIDELYLGNPMDPPDILGVDPSAARPTQLPGRAKKPCYDPVSEEEEGLPGGLRKLCLKKPGTGKGLRPVKPSARVPGTKVGERQPSQPASEGLAGSEVTLIDFGEEVPQGSPSPVGEVTAPSLAKLAMEAFSLLDKTPPQSPTRALPRPLHPTPVVDWDTRPLPPPPAYDDVAQDEDDFEVCSITSPPSRRGKTNYGFVDEGERGLMLEDNLFLPPKETKQPSLMQTTELFEELQQECMKRLNVPLGPATPADDKPQIPPRVPIPPRPLRRNEPGRWSGELSPASGGEEDRPPQIPPRDPLSQPTSRTPSPMALQVGSPQQRAALCSCLSTSPGKPMPTTQSFALDPKYATPKVIQAQGKDCSKGPCILPIVKDGQKVSSTHYYLLPERPAYLDKYEKFFKEAKSPEEVPASRLVTTATVRPMVQQLPPDCKANFSSNNSNPGPKCLVKASCSLQKIIYDGPDSYRPADKIRLVQDTVHGVTTEECQAALQNHGWSVQRAIQYLKVEQLFCLGLKSRVECHRVLEMFDWNLAQASSHLLDPYSTARQKR; this is translated from the exons atgcaggcagaggagggcacagactggctgctggagctgctcaccgagctgcagctgcagcagtacTTCCTGCGCATCCGGGACGAGCTCAATGTCACCCGCCTCTCCCACTTCGAGTACGTCAAAAATGAGGATCTGGAGAAGATCGGCATGGGACGCCCTG GCCAGCGGCGGCTGTGGGAGGCGGTGAAGCGGAGGAAAGCTATGTGCAAGCGGAAATCCTGGATGAGCAAG GTGTTCAGTGGGAAGCGCCCCGAGTCAGAgctgccaccccagccccagagcACCTTCCGCAAGCCCCCCACACCACCGCCCCCCGAAGCTGGTGGCCAGCACTCCCTCACCTGCCTCGTGCGGGAGCGGGACCTCTCGCTCTTTGAGAAGCTGGGCGACGGCTCCTTTGGCGTCGTGCGTCGTGGCGAGTGGTGCACGCCTGCCGGCAAGACG CTGAACGTGGCAGTGAAGTGCCTCAAGACAGATGTGCTGAGCCAGCCGGAGGCGCTGGACGACTTCATCCGGGAGGTGAATGCCATGCACTCCCTGGACCACAGGAACCTCATCCGCCTCTATGGTGTGGTGCTCTCCCACCCCATGAAGATG GTGACAGAGCTGGCCCCACTGGGCTCCCTGTTGGACCGCCTGCGGAAGAACCAGGGCCATTTCCTCATCTCCACCCTCTGCCAGTACGCCATCCAGGTGGCAAAGGGCATGGCCTACCTTGAGTCCAAGCGCTTCATCCACCGCGACCTGGCTGCCCGCAACATCCTGCTGGCCTCCAATGAGCTGGTCAAGATCGGGGACTTCGGGCTGATGCGGGCCCTGCCCAAAAATGATGACCACTACGTAATGCAGGAGCATCGCAAAGTCCCCTTTGCCTg GTGTGCTCCTGAGAGCCTGAAGACGCGCACCTTCTCCCATGCCAGTGACACCTGGATGTTCGGGGTGACCCTCTGGGAAATGTTCACATATGGGCAGGAGCCCTGGATCGGCCTCAATGGCAGCCAG ATCCTGCACAAAATAGACAAGGAGGGCGAGCGGCTGCCGCGGCCCGAGGACTGTCCCCAGGATGTCTACAACGTcatgctgcagtgctgggcGCACAAGCCTGAGGACCGACCGACCTTTGTGGCCCTGCGGGACTTCTTGGTGGAG GCCCAGCCTACTGACATGAGGGCACTGCAGGACTTTGAGGAGCCTGACAAGCTGCACATCCAGATGAACGACATCATCACAGTCATCGAGGGCAG GGCTGAGAATTACTGGTGGCGGGGTCAGAATAAGCGGACCCTAAAAGTGGGCCAGTTCCCCCGAAACACGGTGACTTCAGTGGCGGGGCTGTCGGCCCACGACATCAGCCAGCCGCTTAAAAACAGCTTCATCCACACAGGCCATGGAGACACCAacccacagcactgctgggggTTTCCTGATAAAATTGATGA GCTGTACCTGGGAAATCCCATGGACCCTCCTGATATTTTAGGCGTGGACCCGAGTGCTGCCAGACCCACTCAGCTTCCAGGCAGGGCTAAAA AGCCCTGCTACGACCCAgtcagtgaggaggaggagggtctgCCGGGGGGTCTCCGGAAGCTCTGCCTAAAGAAGCCAGGCACAGGGAAGGGTCTGCGACCAGTCAAGCCGTCGGCACGGGTACCGGGCACCAAGGTGGGCGAGCGGCAACCCAGCCAGCCAGCAAGTGAGGGGCTGGCAGGCAGCGAGGTGACACTCATTGATTTCGGGGAGGAGGTGCCGCAAGGTAGCCCTTCGCCAGTAGGGGAGGTGACAGCCCCGTCGTTGGCCAAGCTGGCCATGGAGGCCTTCTCCTTGCTGGACAAGACCCCACCGCAGAGCCCCACGCGGGCTCTACCCCGGCCCCTCCACCCCACACCAGTGGTAGACTGGGACACCCGCCCCTTACCCCCACCGCCTGCCTATGATGATGTGGCACAAGATGAGGATGACTTTGAGGTCTGCTCTATTACCAGCCCCCCAAGCCGGCGGGGCAAGACCAACTATGGCTTTGTGGATGAGGGCGAGCGGGGTCTGATGCTGGAGGACAACCTCTTCCTGCCCCCCAAGGAGAccaagcagcccagcctgaTGCAGACCACCGAGCTCTttgaggagctgcagcaggagtgCATGAAGAGGCTCAACGTCCCCCTGGGACCAGCCACCCCTGCTGATGACAAGCCCCAAATACCCCCCCGTGTCCCTATCCCACCACGGCCCCTACGCCGCAATGAGCCCGGGCGCTGGTCAGGGGAGCTTTCCCCAGCTTCAGGGGGTGAGGAAGACCGGCCGCCCCAGATTCCCCCCCGGGACCCACTGTCACAGCCCACCTCCCGGACACCCAGCCCCATGGCCCTGCAGGTGGGCTCCCCACAGCAACGCGCcgccctctgctcctgcctctccaCATCACCAGGAAAGCCCATGCCCACCACACAGAGCTTTGCCCTTGACCCCAAGTACGCCACCCCCAAGGTCATCCAAGCACAGGGCAAGGACTGCTCCAAAGGACCCTGCATCCTACCCATCGTGAAGGATGGGCAGAAGGTCAGCAGCACCCACTACTACCTGCTGCCCGAGCGTCCTGCCTACCTGGACAAGTATGAGAAGTTTTTCAAGGAGGCTAAAAGCCCCGAGGAGGTGCCGGCATCCCGCCTGGTCACCACAGCCACCGTCCGTCCCATGGTGCAGCAGCTGCCACCGGATTGCAAAGCCAACTTCTCCTCCAACAACAGCAACCCTGGGCCCAAGTGCCTGGTGAAAGCCTCCTGCAGCCTCCAGAAGATCATCTACGATGGCCCAGATAGCTACCGCCCTGCCGACAAGATCAGATTG GTACAGGACACGGTGCATGGTGTGACCACTGAGGAGtgccaggcagccctgcagaacCATGGCTGGAGCGTCCAGCGGGCCATCCAGTACCTGAAG GTGGAGCAGCTCTTCTGCCTGGGGCTGAAATCCCGTGTCGAGTGCCACCGGGTGCTGGAGATGTTCGACTGGAATCTAGCCCAGGCCAGCTCCCACCTCCTCGATCCCTACAGCACTGCCCGCCAGAA GCGGTGA
- the TNK2 gene encoding activated CDC42 kinase 1 isoform X6, which translates to MQAEEGTDWLLELLTELQLQQYFLRIRDELNVTRLSHFEYVKNEDLEKIGMGRPGQRRLWEAVKRRKAMCKRKSWMSKVFSGKRPESELPPQPQSTFRKPPTPPPPEAGGQHSLTCLVRERDLSLFEKLGDGSFGVVRRGEWCTPAGKTLNVAVKCLKTDVLSQPEALDDFIREVNAMHSLDHRNLIRLYGVVLSHPMKMVTELAPLGSLLDRLRKNQGHFLISTLCQYAIQVAKGMAYLESKRFIHRDLAARNILLASNELVKIGDFGLMRALPKNDDHYVMQEHRKVPFAWCAPESLKTRTFSHASDTWMFGVTLWEMFTYGQEPWIGLNGSQILHKIDKEGERLPRPEDCPQDVYNVMLQCWAHKPEDRPTFVALRDFLVEAQPTDMRALQDFEEPDKLHIQMNDIITVIEGRLYLGNPMDPPDILGVDPSAARPTQLPGRAKRQPPPRPPQPTILLTKPCYDPVSEEEEGLPGGLRKLCLKKPGTGKGLRPVKPSARVPGTKVGERQPSQPASEGLAGSEVTLIDFGEEVPQGSPSPVGEVTAPSLAKLAMEAFSLLDKTPPQSPTRALPRPLHPTPVVDWDTRPLPPPPAYDDVAQDEDDFEVCSITSPPSRRGKTNYGFVDEGERGLMLEDNLFLPPKETKQPSLMQTTELFEELQQECMKRLNVPLGPATPADDKPQIPPRVPIPPRPLRRNEPGRWSGELSPASGGEEDRPPQIPPRDPLSQPTSRTPSPMALQVGSPQQRAALCSCLSTSPGKPMPTTQSFALDPKYATPKVIQAQGKDCSKGPCILPIVKDGQKVSSTHYYLLPERPAYLDKYEKFFKEAKSPEEVPASRLVTTATVRPMVQQLPPDCKANFSSNNSNPGPKCLVKASCSLQKIIYDGPDSYRPADKIRLVQDTVHGVTTEECQAALQNHGWSVQRAIQYLKVEQLFCLGLKSRVECHRVLEMFDWNLAQASSHLLDPYSTARQKR; encoded by the exons atgcaggcagaggagggcacagactggctgctggagctgctcaccgagctgcagctgcagcagtacTTCCTGCGCATCCGGGACGAGCTCAATGTCACCCGCCTCTCCCACTTCGAGTACGTCAAAAATGAGGATCTGGAGAAGATCGGCATGGGACGCCCTG GCCAGCGGCGGCTGTGGGAGGCGGTGAAGCGGAGGAAAGCTATGTGCAAGCGGAAATCCTGGATGAGCAAG GTGTTCAGTGGGAAGCGCCCCGAGTCAGAgctgccaccccagccccagagcACCTTCCGCAAGCCCCCCACACCACCGCCCCCCGAAGCTGGTGGCCAGCACTCCCTCACCTGCCTCGTGCGGGAGCGGGACCTCTCGCTCTTTGAGAAGCTGGGCGACGGCTCCTTTGGCGTCGTGCGTCGTGGCGAGTGGTGCACGCCTGCCGGCAAGACG CTGAACGTGGCAGTGAAGTGCCTCAAGACAGATGTGCTGAGCCAGCCGGAGGCGCTGGACGACTTCATCCGGGAGGTGAATGCCATGCACTCCCTGGACCACAGGAACCTCATCCGCCTCTATGGTGTGGTGCTCTCCCACCCCATGAAGATG GTGACAGAGCTGGCCCCACTGGGCTCCCTGTTGGACCGCCTGCGGAAGAACCAGGGCCATTTCCTCATCTCCACCCTCTGCCAGTACGCCATCCAGGTGGCAAAGGGCATGGCCTACCTTGAGTCCAAGCGCTTCATCCACCGCGACCTGGCTGCCCGCAACATCCTGCTGGCCTCCAATGAGCTGGTCAAGATCGGGGACTTCGGGCTGATGCGGGCCCTGCCCAAAAATGATGACCACTACGTAATGCAGGAGCATCGCAAAGTCCCCTTTGCCTg GTGTGCTCCTGAGAGCCTGAAGACGCGCACCTTCTCCCATGCCAGTGACACCTGGATGTTCGGGGTGACCCTCTGGGAAATGTTCACATATGGGCAGGAGCCCTGGATCGGCCTCAATGGCAGCCAG ATCCTGCACAAAATAGACAAGGAGGGCGAGCGGCTGCCGCGGCCCGAGGACTGTCCCCAGGATGTCTACAACGTcatgctgcagtgctgggcGCACAAGCCTGAGGACCGACCGACCTTTGTGGCCCTGCGGGACTTCTTGGTGGAG GCCCAGCCTACTGACATGAGGGCACTGCAGGACTTTGAGGAGCCTGACAAGCTGCACATCCAGATGAACGACATCATCACAGTCATCGAGGGCAG GCTGTACCTGGGAAATCCCATGGACCCTCCTGATATTTTAGGCGTGGACCCGAGTGCTGCCAGACCCACTCAGCTTCCAGGCAGGGCTAAAA GGCAGCCGCCTCCGCGCCCGCCTCAGCCTACCATCCTGCTCACCA AGCCCTGCTACGACCCAgtcagtgaggaggaggagggtctgCCGGGGGGTCTCCGGAAGCTCTGCCTAAAGAAGCCAGGCACAGGGAAGGGTCTGCGACCAGTCAAGCCGTCGGCACGGGTACCGGGCACCAAGGTGGGCGAGCGGCAACCCAGCCAGCCAGCAAGTGAGGGGCTGGCAGGCAGCGAGGTGACACTCATTGATTTCGGGGAGGAGGTGCCGCAAGGTAGCCCTTCGCCAGTAGGGGAGGTGACAGCCCCGTCGTTGGCCAAGCTGGCCATGGAGGCCTTCTCCTTGCTGGACAAGACCCCACCGCAGAGCCCCACGCGGGCTCTACCCCGGCCCCTCCACCCCACACCAGTGGTAGACTGGGACACCCGCCCCTTACCCCCACCGCCTGCCTATGATGATGTGGCACAAGATGAGGATGACTTTGAGGTCTGCTCTATTACCAGCCCCCCAAGCCGGCGGGGCAAGACCAACTATGGCTTTGTGGATGAGGGCGAGCGGGGTCTGATGCTGGAGGACAACCTCTTCCTGCCCCCCAAGGAGAccaagcagcccagcctgaTGCAGACCACCGAGCTCTttgaggagctgcagcaggagtgCATGAAGAGGCTCAACGTCCCCCTGGGACCAGCCACCCCTGCTGATGACAAGCCCCAAATACCCCCCCGTGTCCCTATCCCACCACGGCCCCTACGCCGCAATGAGCCCGGGCGCTGGTCAGGGGAGCTTTCCCCAGCTTCAGGGGGTGAGGAAGACCGGCCGCCCCAGATTCCCCCCCGGGACCCACTGTCACAGCCCACCTCCCGGACACCCAGCCCCATGGCCCTGCAGGTGGGCTCCCCACAGCAACGCGCcgccctctgctcctgcctctccaCATCACCAGGAAAGCCCATGCCCACCACACAGAGCTTTGCCCTTGACCCCAAGTACGCCACCCCCAAGGTCATCCAAGCACAGGGCAAGGACTGCTCCAAAGGACCCTGCATCCTACCCATCGTGAAGGATGGGCAGAAGGTCAGCAGCACCCACTACTACCTGCTGCCCGAGCGTCCTGCCTACCTGGACAAGTATGAGAAGTTTTTCAAGGAGGCTAAAAGCCCCGAGGAGGTGCCGGCATCCCGCCTGGTCACCACAGCCACCGTCCGTCCCATGGTGCAGCAGCTGCCACCGGATTGCAAAGCCAACTTCTCCTCCAACAACAGCAACCCTGGGCCCAAGTGCCTGGTGAAAGCCTCCTGCAGCCTCCAGAAGATCATCTACGATGGCCCAGATAGCTACCGCCCTGCCGACAAGATCAGATTG GTACAGGACACGGTGCATGGTGTGACCACTGAGGAGtgccaggcagccctgcagaacCATGGCTGGAGCGTCCAGCGGGCCATCCAGTACCTGAAG GTGGAGCAGCTCTTCTGCCTGGGGCTGAAATCCCGTGTCGAGTGCCACCGGGTGCTGGAGATGTTCGACTGGAATCTAGCCCAGGCCAGCTCCCACCTCCTCGATCCCTACAGCACTGCCCGCCAGAA GCGGTGA